A region from the endosymbiont of Galathealinum brachiosum genome encodes:
- a CDS encoding peptidoglycan-binding protein: MKGILSSVGKSGKNIREDVHLIQDLLNHKIKRMPGEKRLIVDGLIGPKTIKLITKYQSIVLKMKKPDGRVDSGGKTFKSLYENYKVTPHKLTPKVTMKYWEGDSARWSQDKKLQSLNAQFRTKVKAVVKALKNEGFKPKIFYGWRSVAVQLELYNKKRSKVKFSFHNATLKGGIPNSYAVDIIDSRYAWSDKPETKKFWEALGKAAKDNNLYWGGDWTSFKDWAHVQMHPNSKLKSIKLESKQAESM; the protein is encoded by the coding sequence ATGAAAGGAATTCTGAGTTCTGTAGGTAAATCTGGGAAGAACATTCGCGAAGACGTTCATCTTATTCAGGACCTTCTTAACCATAAAATTAAGCGCATGCCTGGTGAAAAACGTCTGATTGTTGATGGTTTAATAGGCCCAAAGACAATTAAACTAATTACGAAGTATCAGTCAATTGTGCTTAAAATGAAAAAACCTGATGGCCGAGTTGATTCAGGTGGTAAAACATTTAAATCACTCTATGAGAACTATAAAGTGACACCACATAAACTCACACCCAAAGTCACAATGAAATACTGGGAGGGAGATAGTGCTCGTTGGTCACAGGATAAAAAGCTGCAAAGCTTAAACGCTCAGTTTAGAACCAAAGTAAAAGCCGTGGTTAAAGCGCTTAAAAACGAAGGATTTAAACCCAAAATATTTTATGGGTGGCGATCTGTAGCTGTTCAACTAGAGTTATACAACAAGAAGCGATCTAAAGTTAAATTTAGCTTTCATAATGCAACGTTAAAAGGTGGTATACCCAACTCTTATGCAGTTGATATTATTGATTCACGTTATGCCTGGTCTGACAAACCTGAGACTAAAAAATTCTGGGAAGCACTGGGTAAAGCAGCAAAAGACAACAATCTGTACTGGGGTGGCGACTGGACGTCCTTTAAAGATTGGGCACACGTTCAAATGCACCCCAACAGTAAACTAAAAAGCATTAAACTTGAAAGTAAACAAGCGGAAAGCATGTGA
- a CDS encoding aminopeptidase, with the protein MKTNKNKASHRLLLLISISLFCVFLIFSCTTQLNVVMPGHSYNGALPLLTLEQQKIKKQLHRHVYELSEFIGVRNMHEYDNLLRAADYIDIELSQMDYKVTRQQYMLNNRAVDNIVAEKIGIDKPDEIIIIGAHYDSLQYTVGANDNASGVAGILEIARLFKSMQFSRTVRFVAFANEEPPYFKEESMGSYQYAQHVNSMNENVIAMFSIESIGSFSSKAKSQRYPVLFNLFYPDTGNFIAFISNPASRHLMYQSLEIFREEAKFPTEGLVAPEYIPGVDWSDHMSFWNEGYAAVMISDTAIYRDRNYHTSSDTIDHIDFESTTRVVSGLSAMFSKLLGQIEN; encoded by the coding sequence ATGAAAACAAACAAAAATAAGGCATCTCACCGCCTGTTGTTATTAATATCTATCTCACTATTTTGTGTGTTTCTGATATTCAGTTGTACGACACAGCTTAATGTTGTTATGCCCGGTCACTCGTATAACGGTGCATTACCATTGCTGACACTAGAACAGCAGAAAATAAAAAAACAACTTCATCGTCATGTATATGAATTGAGTGAATTCATTGGTGTTCGTAATATGCATGAATACGATAATCTTTTACGTGCAGCGGACTATATAGACATTGAACTGTCACAAATGGATTATAAAGTTACGCGGCAGCAATATATGCTTAATAATAGAGCAGTTGACAATATTGTTGCTGAAAAAATTGGTATTGATAAACCCGATGAGATTATCATTATTGGTGCCCATTACGATTCACTTCAGTACACCGTAGGAGCAAATGATAATGCTTCCGGTGTGGCGGGGATTCTTGAAATTGCACGTCTGTTTAAATCTATGCAGTTTTCACGAACGGTTCGTTTTGTTGCGTTTGCAAATGAAGAGCCGCCTTATTTTAAAGAAGAAAGCATGGGGAGCTATCAATATGCCCAGCATGTCAATTCGATGAATGAAAATGTTATAGCGATGTTTTCTATAGAGTCTATCGGCAGTTTCTCATCTAAAGCCAAAAGCCAGCGCTATCCCGTTTTATTTAATCTGTTTTATCCTGATACAGGAAATTTTATCGCTTTTATTTCAAATCCCGCTTCACGTCATTTAATGTATCAATCTCTAGAGATATTTAGAGAAGAGGCAAAATTTCCTACTGAAGGTCTGGTTGCGCCAGAATACATCCCAGGGGTGGACTGGTCAGATCACATGTCTTTCTGGAATGAAGGTTATGCAGCGGTAATGATTAGTGATACGGCTATATATCGTGACAGGAATTATCATACTTCTTCTGATACTATTGATCACATTGATTTTGAGAGCACCACACGTGTGGTTAGCGGATTGAGTGCTATGTTTTCGAAACTGCTTGGGCAAATAGAAAATTAA
- a CDS encoding CusA/CzcA family heavy metal efflux RND transporter — MIRSIIRWSIENRPLILLMSLIIAVWGVRSLSSIPLDAVPDLSDTQVIIKTSYPGQAPQIIEDQVTYPITSTMLTVPGATTVRGYSFFGDSYVYVLFDEDVDPYWARSRVSEYLNEVEKTLPDGAKTSLGPDASGVGWVYEYALIDKTGQHDLGELRSIQDWFLKFELESVPGVAEIASLGGMVKQYQVIIDPNVLHRELVTLSSVISALKKGNQESGASVIEVSEAEYMIRVHGYLSSKEDIGNVGPLGVNAVGEAVFLRDIAQIREGPAPRRGVAELDGKGEVVGGIVIMRWEENALDTIRLVEKRIEELKLALPEGVELIETYNRADLIQRSIESLSSKLIEEIIVVILVCVLFLMHVRSSLVIAISLPVGILSAFILMKYQGINANIMSLGGIAIAIGAMLDASIVMIENIHKHLELNKTKSTTIENRVKIITNACVEVGPPLFYSLIIITLSFLPVFALEAQEGRMFSPLAFTKTYAMAAAAGLSITLVPVLAVYFIHGRIKDEHANPVNRLFTDAYRPNINRALNSPQNVIFFACVLLLTTLWPLSNTGSEFMPELDEGDLLYMPTTLPGISIGKGRELLQQTDRLILTVPEVKQVFGKIGRAETATDPAPLNMLETTIQLKPREEWRDGMTIKKIKAELDARVKVPGLVNAWLMPIEARIDMLATGVKTPVGIRVTGSELKNVEEIAQQIETLAKSVNGTTSVIAERISNGRYIDITIDRFNAGQQLFNVGDLQKIISTAVGGVNITETVEGRERYPINIRYPYDIRNSISKLNDLPIVTKHGDLLPLSEFAAIKYSDGPAMIKSENGRLSVNVYIDIINQDLGAYVDELKSVISKEVILPPGYSLSWAGKFEYYERVKEKLIYIIPLTLIIIFILLYLSFKNITESLIVMLSVPFALVGGAWLLYAYQINLSVAVVVGFIALSGVATEFGIVMLIYLKQAISQHKPESKEQLKSAVLEGALKRVRPKTMTVAVIIGGLLPVLLGEGSGLEVMRPIAVPMVGGMITAPLVSMFLLPVVFYLYMKKTLKLN, encoded by the coding sequence TTGATCAGATCAATTATTCGATGGTCGATTGAAAACAGGCCGCTCATTTTATTAATGAGTTTAATCATTGCAGTCTGGGGCGTTCGATCCCTGAGTAGTATTCCACTCGATGCGGTACCTGATTTATCTGATACTCAGGTTATTATTAAAACCAGTTATCCCGGGCAGGCACCACAGATTATTGAAGATCAGGTTACCTATCCGATAACCTCAACCATGTTAACTGTGCCCGGTGCGACGACTGTTCGGGGTTATTCGTTTTTTGGTGACTCCTATGTTTATGTTTTATTTGATGAAGACGTTGATCCTTACTGGGCAAGATCACGGGTTTCAGAATATCTGAATGAAGTAGAAAAAACGTTGCCGGATGGAGCTAAAACATCATTAGGGCCAGACGCGAGTGGTGTCGGCTGGGTTTATGAATATGCATTAATTGATAAAACGGGGCAGCATGATTTAGGTGAACTTCGTTCTATACAGGACTGGTTTTTAAAATTTGAACTTGAATCTGTTCCGGGTGTTGCAGAAATTGCTTCACTGGGAGGTATGGTCAAACAGTATCAGGTTATTATTGATCCTAACGTACTTCATCGTGAACTGGTGACACTTTCATCAGTGATCAGCGCACTTAAAAAAGGTAATCAGGAATCAGGTGCATCGGTGATCGAGGTTTCTGAAGCGGAGTACATGATTCGTGTTCATGGTTATTTATCCAGTAAAGAAGATATTGGAAATGTAGGACCGTTGGGTGTTAATGCAGTTGGTGAAGCGGTTTTTTTACGTGATATTGCTCAAATAAGAGAAGGGCCAGCACCAAGGCGAGGTGTTGCAGAGCTTGATGGTAAGGGAGAGGTTGTTGGTGGTATCGTGATAATGCGATGGGAAGAAAATGCACTTGATACTATTCGGCTTGTAGAGAAACGAATTGAAGAGTTAAAGTTGGCCCTGCCTGAAGGGGTTGAGCTTATTGAAACCTATAACAGGGCAGACTTGATTCAACGATCAATAGAATCCTTAAGCAGTAAATTAATTGAAGAAATCATTGTTGTTATTCTGGTTTGTGTTTTATTTTTAATGCACGTTCGCTCTTCACTGGTTATAGCCATCAGTTTGCCAGTAGGTATTCTGTCAGCCTTTATACTTATGAAGTACCAGGGCATCAATGCAAATATCATGTCACTGGGGGGTATTGCTATTGCCATAGGTGCAATGCTGGATGCCTCTATTGTTATGATCGAGAATATTCATAAGCATCTGGAACTTAATAAAACTAAATCCACCACGATAGAAAACAGGGTGAAAATCATTACCAACGCCTGTGTCGAAGTCGGTCCTCCATTATTTTATTCACTTATTATTATTACCCTGAGTTTTCTGCCAGTGTTTGCCCTGGAAGCACAGGAAGGCCGAATGTTTAGCCCGTTGGCTTTTACCAAAACCTATGCAATGGCAGCCGCCGCAGGACTCTCAATTACACTGGTTCCGGTTTTAGCAGTCTATTTTATTCATGGAAGAATTAAAGATGAGCATGCGAATCCGGTCAATCGTTTATTCACGGATGCCTATCGACCTAATATAAATCGAGCATTAAATTCACCGCAAAATGTTATTTTTTTCGCATGTGTTCTGTTGTTAACAACGTTATGGCCATTATCAAATACGGGTTCAGAATTTATGCCGGAGTTAGATGAAGGTGACCTGTTATATATGCCGACTACCTTACCTGGTATATCGATAGGTAAAGGTCGTGAATTATTACAACAAACAGATAGATTAATTTTGACAGTTCCAGAGGTAAAGCAGGTATTTGGAAAAATAGGACGTGCCGAAACAGCAACAGATCCGGCGCCGTTGAATATGTTAGAGACAACGATTCAACTTAAGCCCAGAGAAGAGTGGCGTGATGGCATGACCATTAAAAAAATAAAAGCAGAACTGGATGCCAGAGTCAAAGTTCCCGGGCTGGTTAACGCATGGTTAATGCCTATTGAAGCCAGAATTGATATGTTGGCAACAGGTGTTAAAACTCCTGTAGGTATTAGAGTGACGGGTTCAGAATTAAAAAATGTTGAAGAAATTGCACAGCAAATTGAAACATTAGCTAAATCCGTTAATGGCACCACTTCGGTTATTGCTGAACGTATTTCAAATGGACGATATATCGATATTACAATTGATCGATTTAATGCCGGCCAGCAATTATTTAATGTGGGTGATTTGCAGAAAATTATTTCAACAGCAGTTGGTGGTGTGAATATTACAGAAACGGTTGAAGGCAGAGAACGTTACCCGATTAACATCCGCTACCCCTATGATATTCGAAACTCAATATCAAAATTAAATGATCTGCCTATTGTTACAAAGCATGGTGATTTATTACCTTTAAGTGAATTTGCAGCTATTAAGTATTCAGATGGTCCGGCAATGATAAAAAGCGAGAATGGTCGCTTAAGCGTTAATGTCTATATCGACATTATAAATCAGGATCTTGGTGCTTATGTTGATGAATTAAAGTCTGTGATATCCAAAGAAGTTATATTGCCACCAGGATACAGCCTGTCCTGGGCTGGTAAATTTGAATATTACGAACGAGTTAAAGAAAAATTAATTTATATTATTCCATTAACACTCATTATTATTTTTATTCTATTGTACTTGAGTTTTAAAAATATTACGGAATCTTTAATTGTCATGTTAAGCGTGCCTTTTGCACTTGTTGGTGGCGCCTGGTTGTTGTATGCATATCAAATTAACCTGTCAGTAGCGGTTGTGGTTGGTTTTATTGCGTTATCGGGTGTTGCAACAGAGTTTGGTATTGTCATGCTTATTTATTTAAAACAGGCGATCAGTCAACATAAACCAGAATCAAAGGAACAATTAAAATCGGCAGTATTAGAAGGTGCTTTAAAAAGAGTGCGCCCTAAAACCATGACAGTTGCTGTTATTATTGGCGGTTTATTACCTGTGTTATTAGGTGAGGGCAGTGGGCTTGAAGTCATGCGACCTATTGCTGTTCCGATGGTAGGGGGGATGATTACTGCGCCACTGGTTTCTATGTTCCTGTTACCTGTTGTTTTTTATCTTTATATGAAAAAAACACTAAAACTTAATTAG